One genomic window of Phalacrocorax aristotelis chromosome 23, bGulAri2.1, whole genome shotgun sequence includes the following:
- the ATP6V0A1 gene encoding V-type proton ATPase 116 kDa subunit a 1 isoform X4 yields the protein MGELFRSEEMTLAQLFLQSEAAYCCVSELGELGKVQFRDLNPDVNVFQRKFVNEVRRCEEMDRKLRFVEKEIKKANIPITDTGENPEVPFPRDMIDLEANFEKIENELKEINTNQEALKRNFLELTELKFILRKTQQFFDEMADPDLLEESSSLLEPSEMGRGAPLRLGFVAGVINRERIPTFERMLWRVCRGNVFLRQAEIENPLEDPVTGDYVHKSVFIIFFQGDQLKNRVKKICEGFRASLYPCPETPQERKEMASGVNTRIDDLQMVLNQTEDHRQRVLQAAAKNIRVWFIKVRKMKAIYHTLNLCNIDVTQKCLIAEVWCPVADLDSIQFALRRGTEHSGSTVPSILNRMQTNQTPPTYNKTNKFTCGFQNIVDAYGIGTYREINPAPYTIITFPFLFAVMFGDFGHGILMTLIAVWMVLRESRILSQKSDNEMFNMVFSGRYIILLMGLFSTYTGLIYNDCFSKSLNMFGSSWSVRPMFSKGNWSDALLETTPLLQLNPAIPGVFGGPYPFGIDPIWNIASNKLAFLNSFKMKMSVILGIIHMLFGVTLSLLNHIYFKKPLNIYLGFIPEIIFMSSLFGYLVILIFYKWTAYDAHTSKDAPSLLIHFINMFLFSYSDTSNKMLYKGQQGLQCFLVVVALLCVPWMLVAKPLVLRHQYLRRKHLGTHNFGGIRVGNGPTEEDAEIIQHDQLSTHSEEGEEPTEDEVFDFGDTVVYQAIHTIEYCLGCISNTASYLRLWALSLAHAQLSEVLWTMVIHIGLSVRSLGGGFGLFFIFVAFATLTVAILLVMEGLSAFLHALRLHWIEFQNKFYTGTGFKFLPFSFDTIREGRFDD from the exons ATGGGGGAGCTGTTCCGCAGCGAGGAGATGACCCTGGCCCAGCTCTTCCTCCAGTCCGAGGCCGCCTACTGCTGTGTCAGCGAGCTGGGCGAGCTGGGGAAGGTCCAGTTCCGCGAC ctgaACCCGGACGTGAACGTATTCCAGCGCAAATTCGTTAATGAGGTCAGGAGGTGCGAAGAAATGGACCGAAAGCTCC GGTTCGTTGAGAAGgagattaaaaaagcaaatattcctATCACGGACACTGGTGAAAACCCGGAGGTGCCTTTTCCACGTGACATGATCGACCTGGAG GCAAACTTTGAGAAAATTGAAAATGAGCTTAAAGAAATCAACACAAACCAGGAAGCTCTGAAGAGAAACTTCTTGGAGCTGACAGAGTTAAAATTTATACTGCGTAAAACTCAGCAATTTTTTGATGAG ATGGCGGATCCAGACCTGTTGGAGGAATCCTCTTCGCTCCTGGAACCAAGCGAGATGGGAAGAGGTGCCCCGCTGCGACTCGG GTTTGTGGCTGGTGTGATCAACCGTGAGCGCATCCCCACGTTTGAGCGCATGCTGTGGCGAGTGTGCCGAGGGAACGTATTCCTGCGTCAGGCAGAAATTGAAAACCCCCTGGAGGATCCTGTAACG GGGGATTACGTGCACAAGTCTGTGTTTATCATCTTTTTCCAAGGTGATCAGCTGAAGAACAGAGTCAAGAAGATATGTGAAGG GTTCCGTGCCTCCCTCTACCCATGCCCAGAAACGCCGCAGGAGCGGAAGGAAATGGCTTCTGGTGTCAATACCAGAATTGATGATCTTCAGATG GTGCTGAACCAAACAGAGGATCATCGCCAAAGGGTTTTGCAGGCAGCCGCTAAAAATATCCGCGTCTGGTTCATCAAAGTACGCAAGATGAAGGCCATCTACCATACCCTGAATCTGTGCAATATCGATGTGACACAGAAGTGCTTGATTGCTGAAGTCTGGTGTCCTGTTGCTGACCTCGATTCTATCCAGTTTGCTCTCAGGAGAGGCACT gagcACAGTGGATCCACTGTCCCGTCTATTTTAAACAGGATGCAAACCAATCAGACCCCACCAACATACAACAAAACTAACAAGTTTACTTGTGGCTTCCAAAACATTGTTGATGCTTATGGCATTGGAACATATCGTGAAATAAATCCAG CACCGTATACGATCATTACCTTCCCATTTCTGTTTGCTGTGATGTTTGGAGATTTTGGCCATGGAATCCTGATGACTCTGATTGCTGTCTGGATGGTGCTTCGGGAAAGCCGTATTCTGTCACAGAAGAGTGACAATGAG ATGTTCAACATGGTTTTTAGTGGTCGATACATCATTCTGCTGATGGGACTGTTCTCCACTTACACCGGCCTCATCTACAACGACTGCTTCTCCAAGTCCCTTAACATGTTCGGTTCATCATGGAGTGTCAGGCCGATGTTCTCAAAAGGCAATTGGTC AGATGCCTTGCTTGAAACTActcctctgcttcagctgaaCCCTGCTATTCCAGGGGTGTTTGGTGGACCCTACCCCTTTGGCATTGACCCG ATTTGGAATATTGCCAGCAATAAGCTGGCCTTCCTCAATTCGTTTAAGATGAAAATGTCTGTGATTCTTGGCATTATCCACATGCTCTTTGGTGTCACATTGAGTCTTCTCAACCATAT ctaTTTTAAGAAGCCACTGAACATATACCTTGGATTTAtaccagaaattattttcatgtcaTCACTGTTTGGATACCTTGTTATTCTCATTTTCTACAAATGGACAGCCTACGATGCTCACACGTCAAAGGATGCACCCAGCCTTTTAATACACTTTATCAACATGTTTCTGTTCTCCTATAGTGATACCAGTAATAAGATGCTTTATAAAGGGCAG caAGGGCTCCAGTGTTTCCTTGTGGTGGTGGCGCTACTGTGTGTGCCGTGGATGCTGGTAGCTAAACCCCTGGTCCTTCGCCATCAGTATTTAAGGAGAAAGCACTTG GGAACGCACAACTTTGGTGGGATCCGGGTGGGCAATGGACCAACCGAGGAGGACGCTGAGATCATTCAACACGACCAGCTATCTACCCATTccgaggagggggaggag CCTACGGAGGACGAGGTG TTTGACTTTGGCGATACTGTGGTGTACCAGGCTATCCACACCATTGAGTATTGCCTGGGCTGCATTTCAAACACCGCATCCTACTTGAGGCTCTGGGCTCTCAGCTTGGCCCATGCAC AGCTCTCGGAGGTGCTGTGGACCATGGTGATCCACATCGGCCTCAGCGTGAGGAGTCTGGGTGGAGGCTTTGGCCTCTTCTTCATATTTGTTGCTTTTGCTACCCTGACAGTAGCAATTCTCCTGGTCATGGAGGGGctgtctgcttttctccatGCTCTTCGCTTGCACTG
- the ATP6V0A1 gene encoding V-type proton ATPase 116 kDa subunit a 1 isoform X6 — protein MGELFRSEEMTLAQLFLQSEAAYCCVSELGELGKVQFRDLNPDVNVFQRKFVNEVRRCEEMDRKLRFVEKEIKKANIPITDTGENPEVPFPRDMIDLEANFEKIENELKEINTNQEALKRNFLELTELKFILRKTQQFFDEMADPDLLEESSSLLEPSEMGRGAPLRLGFVAGVINRERIPTFERMLWRVCRGNVFLRQAEIENPLEDPVTGDYVHKSVFIIFFQGDQLKNRVKKICEGFRASLYPCPETPQERKEMASGVNTRIDDLQMVLNQTEDHRQRVLQAAAKNIRVWFIKVRKMKAIYHTLNLCNIDVTQKCLIAEVWCPVADLDSIQFALRRGTEHSGSTVPSILNRMQTNQTPPTYNKTNKFTCGFQNIVDAYGIGTYREINPAPYTIITFPFLFAVMFGDFGHGILMTLIAVWMVLRESRILSQKSDNEMFNMVFSGRYIILLMGLFSTYTGLIYNDCFSKSLNMFGSSWSVRPMFSKGNWSDALLETTPLLQLNPAIPGVFGGPYPFGIDPIWNIASNKLAFLNSFKMKMSVILGIIHMLFGVTLSLLNHIYFKKPLNIYLGFIPEIIFMSSLFGYLVILIFYKWTAYDAHTSKDAPSLLIHFINMFLFSYSDTSNKMLYKGQQGLQCFLVVVALLCVPWMLVAKPLVLRHQYLRRKHLGTHNFGGIRVGNGPTEEDAEIIQHDQLSTHSEEGEEFDFGDTVVYQAIHTIEYCLGCISNTASYLRLWALSLAHAQLSEVLWTMVIHIGLSVRSLGGGFGLFFIFVAFATLTVAILLVMEGLSAFLHALRLHWIEFQNKFYTGTGFKFLPFSFDTIREGRFDD, from the exons ATGGGGGAGCTGTTCCGCAGCGAGGAGATGACCCTGGCCCAGCTCTTCCTCCAGTCCGAGGCCGCCTACTGCTGTGTCAGCGAGCTGGGCGAGCTGGGGAAGGTCCAGTTCCGCGAC ctgaACCCGGACGTGAACGTATTCCAGCGCAAATTCGTTAATGAGGTCAGGAGGTGCGAAGAAATGGACCGAAAGCTCC GGTTCGTTGAGAAGgagattaaaaaagcaaatattcctATCACGGACACTGGTGAAAACCCGGAGGTGCCTTTTCCACGTGACATGATCGACCTGGAG GCAAACTTTGAGAAAATTGAAAATGAGCTTAAAGAAATCAACACAAACCAGGAAGCTCTGAAGAGAAACTTCTTGGAGCTGACAGAGTTAAAATTTATACTGCGTAAAACTCAGCAATTTTTTGATGAG ATGGCGGATCCAGACCTGTTGGAGGAATCCTCTTCGCTCCTGGAACCAAGCGAGATGGGAAGAGGTGCCCCGCTGCGACTCGG GTTTGTGGCTGGTGTGATCAACCGTGAGCGCATCCCCACGTTTGAGCGCATGCTGTGGCGAGTGTGCCGAGGGAACGTATTCCTGCGTCAGGCAGAAATTGAAAACCCCCTGGAGGATCCTGTAACG GGGGATTACGTGCACAAGTCTGTGTTTATCATCTTTTTCCAAGGTGATCAGCTGAAGAACAGAGTCAAGAAGATATGTGAAGG GTTCCGTGCCTCCCTCTACCCATGCCCAGAAACGCCGCAGGAGCGGAAGGAAATGGCTTCTGGTGTCAATACCAGAATTGATGATCTTCAGATG GTGCTGAACCAAACAGAGGATCATCGCCAAAGGGTTTTGCAGGCAGCCGCTAAAAATATCCGCGTCTGGTTCATCAAAGTACGCAAGATGAAGGCCATCTACCATACCCTGAATCTGTGCAATATCGATGTGACACAGAAGTGCTTGATTGCTGAAGTCTGGTGTCCTGTTGCTGACCTCGATTCTATCCAGTTTGCTCTCAGGAGAGGCACT gagcACAGTGGATCCACTGTCCCGTCTATTTTAAACAGGATGCAAACCAATCAGACCCCACCAACATACAACAAAACTAACAAGTTTACTTGTGGCTTCCAAAACATTGTTGATGCTTATGGCATTGGAACATATCGTGAAATAAATCCAG CACCGTATACGATCATTACCTTCCCATTTCTGTTTGCTGTGATGTTTGGAGATTTTGGCCATGGAATCCTGATGACTCTGATTGCTGTCTGGATGGTGCTTCGGGAAAGCCGTATTCTGTCACAGAAGAGTGACAATGAG ATGTTCAACATGGTTTTTAGTGGTCGATACATCATTCTGCTGATGGGACTGTTCTCCACTTACACCGGCCTCATCTACAACGACTGCTTCTCCAAGTCCCTTAACATGTTCGGTTCATCATGGAGTGTCAGGCCGATGTTCTCAAAAGGCAATTGGTC AGATGCCTTGCTTGAAACTActcctctgcttcagctgaaCCCTGCTATTCCAGGGGTGTTTGGTGGACCCTACCCCTTTGGCATTGACCCG ATTTGGAATATTGCCAGCAATAAGCTGGCCTTCCTCAATTCGTTTAAGATGAAAATGTCTGTGATTCTTGGCATTATCCACATGCTCTTTGGTGTCACATTGAGTCTTCTCAACCATAT ctaTTTTAAGAAGCCACTGAACATATACCTTGGATTTAtaccagaaattattttcatgtcaTCACTGTTTGGATACCTTGTTATTCTCATTTTCTACAAATGGACAGCCTACGATGCTCACACGTCAAAGGATGCACCCAGCCTTTTAATACACTTTATCAACATGTTTCTGTTCTCCTATAGTGATACCAGTAATAAGATGCTTTATAAAGGGCAG caAGGGCTCCAGTGTTTCCTTGTGGTGGTGGCGCTACTGTGTGTGCCGTGGATGCTGGTAGCTAAACCCCTGGTCCTTCGCCATCAGTATTTAAGGAGAAAGCACTTG GGAACGCACAACTTTGGTGGGATCCGGGTGGGCAATGGACCAACCGAGGAGGACGCTGAGATCATTCAACACGACCAGCTATCTACCCATTccgaggagggggaggag TTTGACTTTGGCGATACTGTGGTGTACCAGGCTATCCACACCATTGAGTATTGCCTGGGCTGCATTTCAAACACCGCATCCTACTTGAGGCTCTGGGCTCTCAGCTTGGCCCATGCAC AGCTCTCGGAGGTGCTGTGGACCATGGTGATCCACATCGGCCTCAGCGTGAGGAGTCTGGGTGGAGGCTTTGGCCTCTTCTTCATATTTGTTGCTTTTGCTACCCTGACAGTAGCAATTCTCCTGGTCATGGAGGGGctgtctgcttttctccatGCTCTTCGCTTGCACTG
- the ATP6V0A1 gene encoding V-type proton ATPase 116 kDa subunit a 1 isoform X7, whose translation MGELFRSEEMTLAQLFLQSEAAYCCVSELGELGKVQFRDLNPDVNVFQRKFVNEVRRCEEMDRKLRFVEKEIKKANIPITDTGENPEVPFPRDMIDLEANFEKIENELKEINTNQEALKRNFLELTELKFILRKTQQFFDEAELHHQQMADPDLLEESSSLLEPSEMGRGAPLRLGFVAGVINRERIPTFERMLWRVCRGNVFLRQAEIENPLEDPVTGDYVHKSVFIIFFQGDQLKNRVKKICEGFRASLYPCPETPQERKEMASGVNTRIDDLQMVLNQTEDHRQRVLQAAAKNIRVWFIKVRKMKAIYHTLNLCNIDVTQKCLIAEVWCPVADLDSIQFALRRGTEHSGSTVPSILNRMQTNQTPPTYNKTNKFTCGFQNIVDAYGIGTYREINPAPYTIITFPFLFAVMFGDFGHGILMTLIAVWMVLRESRILSQKSDNEMFNMVFSGRYIILLMGLFSTYTGLIYNDCFSKSLNMFGSSWSVRPMFSKGNWSDALLETTPLLQLNPAIPGVFGGPYPFGIDPIWNIASNKLAFLNSFKMKMSVILGIIHMLFGVTLSLLNHIYFKKPLNIYLGFIPEIIFMSSLFGYLVILIFYKWTAYDAHTSKDAPSLLIHFINMFLFSYSDTSNKMLYKGQQGLQCFLVVVALLCVPWMLVAKPLVLRHQYLRRKHLEGQPVEAKVSTVPNEQALEAAAAATGTHNFGGIRVGNGPTEEDAEIIQHDQLSTHSEEGEEPTEDEVFDFGDTVVYQAIHTIEYCLGCISNTASYLRLWALSLAHAQLSEVLWTMVIHIGLSVRSLGGGFGLFFIFVAFATLTVAILLVMEGLSAFLHALRLHWIEFQNKFYTGTGFKFLPFSFDTIREGRFDD comes from the exons ATGGGGGAGCTGTTCCGCAGCGAGGAGATGACCCTGGCCCAGCTCTTCCTCCAGTCCGAGGCCGCCTACTGCTGTGTCAGCGAGCTGGGCGAGCTGGGGAAGGTCCAGTTCCGCGAC ctgaACCCGGACGTGAACGTATTCCAGCGCAAATTCGTTAATGAGGTCAGGAGGTGCGAAGAAATGGACCGAAAGCTCC GGTTCGTTGAGAAGgagattaaaaaagcaaatattcctATCACGGACACTGGTGAAAACCCGGAGGTGCCTTTTCCACGTGACATGATCGACCTGGAG GCAAACTTTGAGAAAATTGAAAATGAGCTTAAAGAAATCAACACAAACCAGGAAGCTCTGAAGAGAAACTTCTTGGAGCTGACAGAGTTAAAATTTATACTGCGTAAAACTCAGCAATTTTTTGATGAG GCTGAATTGCATCATCAGCAGATGGCGGATCCAGACCTGTTGGAGGAATCCTCTTCGCTCCTGGAACCAAGCGAGATGGGAAGAGGTGCCCCGCTGCGACTCGG GTTTGTGGCTGGTGTGATCAACCGTGAGCGCATCCCCACGTTTGAGCGCATGCTGTGGCGAGTGTGCCGAGGGAACGTATTCCTGCGTCAGGCAGAAATTGAAAACCCCCTGGAGGATCCTGTAACG GGGGATTACGTGCACAAGTCTGTGTTTATCATCTTTTTCCAAGGTGATCAGCTGAAGAACAGAGTCAAGAAGATATGTGAAGG GTTCCGTGCCTCCCTCTACCCATGCCCAGAAACGCCGCAGGAGCGGAAGGAAATGGCTTCTGGTGTCAATACCAGAATTGATGATCTTCAGATG GTGCTGAACCAAACAGAGGATCATCGCCAAAGGGTTTTGCAGGCAGCCGCTAAAAATATCCGCGTCTGGTTCATCAAAGTACGCAAGATGAAGGCCATCTACCATACCCTGAATCTGTGCAATATCGATGTGACACAGAAGTGCTTGATTGCTGAAGTCTGGTGTCCTGTTGCTGACCTCGATTCTATCCAGTTTGCTCTCAGGAGAGGCACT gagcACAGTGGATCCACTGTCCCGTCTATTTTAAACAGGATGCAAACCAATCAGACCCCACCAACATACAACAAAACTAACAAGTTTACTTGTGGCTTCCAAAACATTGTTGATGCTTATGGCATTGGAACATATCGTGAAATAAATCCAG CACCGTATACGATCATTACCTTCCCATTTCTGTTTGCTGTGATGTTTGGAGATTTTGGCCATGGAATCCTGATGACTCTGATTGCTGTCTGGATGGTGCTTCGGGAAAGCCGTATTCTGTCACAGAAGAGTGACAATGAG ATGTTCAACATGGTTTTTAGTGGTCGATACATCATTCTGCTGATGGGACTGTTCTCCACTTACACCGGCCTCATCTACAACGACTGCTTCTCCAAGTCCCTTAACATGTTCGGTTCATCATGGAGTGTCAGGCCGATGTTCTCAAAAGGCAATTGGTC AGATGCCTTGCTTGAAACTActcctctgcttcagctgaaCCCTGCTATTCCAGGGGTGTTTGGTGGACCCTACCCCTTTGGCATTGACCCG ATTTGGAATATTGCCAGCAATAAGCTGGCCTTCCTCAATTCGTTTAAGATGAAAATGTCTGTGATTCTTGGCATTATCCACATGCTCTTTGGTGTCACATTGAGTCTTCTCAACCATAT ctaTTTTAAGAAGCCACTGAACATATACCTTGGATTTAtaccagaaattattttcatgtcaTCACTGTTTGGATACCTTGTTATTCTCATTTTCTACAAATGGACAGCCTACGATGCTCACACGTCAAAGGATGCACCCAGCCTTTTAATACACTTTATCAACATGTTTCTGTTCTCCTATAGTGATACCAGTAATAAGATGCTTTATAAAGGGCAG caAGGGCTCCAGTGTTTCCTTGTGGTGGTGGCGCTACTGTGTGTGCCGTGGATGCTGGTAGCTAAACCCCTGGTCCTTCGCCATCAGTATTTAAGGAGAAAGCACTTG GAAGGGCAACCCGTGGAGGCCAAAGTCAGCACAGTCCCGAACGAGCAGGCACTAGAGGCAGCAGCGGCTGCAACA GGAACGCACAACTTTGGTGGGATCCGGGTGGGCAATGGACCAACCGAGGAGGACGCTGAGATCATTCAACACGACCAGCTATCTACCCATTccgaggagggggaggag CCTACGGAGGACGAGGTG TTTGACTTTGGCGATACTGTGGTGTACCAGGCTATCCACACCATTGAGTATTGCCTGGGCTGCATTTCAAACACCGCATCCTACTTGAGGCTCTGGGCTCTCAGCTTGGCCCATGCAC AGCTCTCGGAGGTGCTGTGGACCATGGTGATCCACATCGGCCTCAGCGTGAGGAGTCTGGGTGGAGGCTTTGGCCTCTTCTTCATATTTGTTGCTTTTGCTACCCTGACAGTAGCAATTCTCCTGGTCATGGAGGGGctgtctgcttttctccatGCTCTTCGCTTGCACTG